Proteins encoded within one genomic window of Pygocentrus nattereri isolate fPygNat1 chromosome 9, fPygNat1.pri, whole genome shotgun sequence:
- the LOC119264010 gene encoding uncharacterized protein LOC119264010, producing MKTLVTLMLVYMLFSEALQGSAALRCYQCDSLPCNPRPVVCSPHEDRCMHIGHMRSTFSMKVCGTQAACDSAGRTATCCDTDLCNKDLPAAKLLKCYQCLGLTCVDQLVECTVLEDRCFSATPFVLMGHRHTAKGCTNKAKCYEQSDAMTCCDTDRCNGDQSVKLRRSVPSENSAYDLQTPRLASGRETDSEEDERSSGRD from the exons CTTTACAGGGTTCTGCAGCTCTGAGGTGCTACCAATGTGACAGCCTGCCATGTAATCCTAGACCTGTGGTGTGTTCGCCGCATGAAGATCGCTGCATgcaca tcggACATATGCGTTCAACGTTTTCCATGAAAGTGTGTGGAACCCAGGCTGCCTGTGATTCAGCAGGGAGAACGGCAACATGTTGTGACACTGATCTGTGTAACAAAG ATTTACCGGCTGCTAAATTGCTGAAGTGCTACCAGTGTCTGGGGCTGACATGTGTTGATCAACTTGTGGAGTGTACAGTTTTAGAAGATCGCTGCTTTTCTGCGACCC CATTTGTTTTAATGGGCCACAGACATACGGCAAAAGGATGTACGAACAAGGCTAAGTGTTACGAACAAAGCGATGCGATGACGTGCTGTGACACTGATCGGTGTAACGGTGATCAAAGTGTTAAGCTGAGGCGCTCAGTCCCAAGTGAGAATTCTGCTTACg ATTTACAGACTCCTAGATTAGCCAGTGGAAGAGAAACCGACAGTGAGGAGGACGAGAGGTCCAGTGGCCG agactaA